A stretch of Ipomoea triloba cultivar NCNSP0323 chromosome 11, ASM357664v1 DNA encodes these proteins:
- the LOC115996774 gene encoding E3 ubiquitin-protein ligase COP1 gives MGEREAECEGESSMVGAVVPAVKPRNADEPSISHRDEATPSGMEPELDKELLCPICMQIIKDAFLTSCGHSFCYMCIVTHLHNKSDCPCCSHYLTTAQLYPNFLLDKLLKKTSAHQISKTASPVEQFRHSIEQGCEVSIKELDVLLTILAEKKRKLEQEEAERNMQILLEFLHMLKKKKVDELNEIQNDLQYIKEDVNAVERHRIELYRTRDRYSMKLRMLADDPLGSKSRSSSVDRNAIGLFPSSRSAHGGLASGNLMYKKMDGSQRKDVSVTELNSQHMSQSGLAVVRKKRVHAQFNDLQECYLQKRRQLANQLQNKEERDQNVTRREGYTAGLSEFQSVLSTFTRYSRLRVIAELRHGDIFHSANIVSSIEFDRDDELFATAGVSRRIKVFDFSSVVNEPADVHCPVVEMSTRSKLSCLSWNKYTKNHIASSDYDGIVTVWDVTTRQSVMEYEEHEKRAWSVDFSRTDPSMLVSGSDDCKVKVWCTKQEKSAFNIDMKANICCVKYNPGSSFHVAVGSADHHIHYYDLRNTSQPVHTFSGHKKAVSYVKFLSSHELASASTDSTLRLWDVKDNSPVRVFRGHTNEKNFVGLSVNNEFISCGSETNEVFVYHKAISKPVTWHRFGSPDVDDVDEDITSFFISAVCWKSDSPTMLAANSQGTIKVLVLAA, from the exons ATGGGGGAGCGAGAGGCTGAGTGCGAGGGGGAGAGTTCCATGGTCGGCGCAGTGGTTCCGGCGGTGAAGCCCAGGAACGCCGACGAACCGAGTATCAGTCACCGGGACGAGGCGACGCCGTCGGGAATGGAGCCGGAGCTAGACAAGGAGTTGCTGTGTCCGATATGTATGCAGATCATCAAAGATGCATTCCTGACTTCCTGCGGCCATAGCTTCTGCTATATGTGCATCGTCACTCATCTCCACAACAAGAGCGACTGCCCTTGCTGCTCCCATTATCTCACCACCGCCCAACTCTACCCTAATTTCCTCCTCGACAAG CTATTGAAGAAGACATCTGCTCATCAGATTTCAAAAACTGCATCTCCTGTAGAGCAATTTCGTCATTCAATAGAACAG GGTTGTGAAGTGTCGATTAAGGAGCTGGATGTTCTATTGACAATTTTGgcagaaaaaaagagaaagctGGAACAGGAAGAAGCAGAACGAAACATGCAAATTCTACTCGAGTTCTTACACatgttaaagaagaaaaaagttgaTGAGCTGAATGAG ATACAAAATGATCTCCAGTACATTAAAGAGGATGTAAATGCTGTGGAGAGACATAGAATAGAGCTGTACCGGACAAGGGACAGGTACTCTATGAAACTACGAATGCTTGCAGATGATCCTTTGGGGTCAAAATCTCGGTCTTCATCAGTTGATAGGAATGCAATTGGTCTTTTCCCCTCCTCCCGTTCTGCACATGGAGGATTAGCATCTGGGAACTTGATGTACAAAAAAATGGATGGTTCCCAAAGGAAGGATGTTTCTGTCACTGAATTGAATTCACAACACATGAGCCAATCTGGTCTAGCTGTTGTGAGGAAAAAACGTGTACATGCACAG TTCAATGATCTGCAAGAATGTTACTTGCAAAAGAGACGCCAGTTGGCAAACCAGTTACAAAATAAGGAAGAGAGGGACCAAAATGTTACGCGAAGAGAAGGTTACACTGCAGGTCTGTCAGAATTCCAGTCTGTACTGAGTACATTCACACGCTATAG TCGACTAAGAGTTATTGCTGAGCTAAGGCATGGAGATATTTTTCACTCAGCTAATATTGTTTCTAG CATAGAATTTGATCGTGATGATGAATTGTTTGCTACTGCTGGAGTTTCACGACGCATCAAAGTATTTGATTTCTCTTCG gTTGTGAATGAACCTGCAGATGTGCACTGTCCTGTTGTAGAGATGTCAACTCGATCCAAGCTTAGCTGCTTGAGCTGGAATAAGTACACCAAAAACCACATTGCTAGTAGTGATTACGATGGAATAGTGACTGTCTGGGATGTGACTACGAGACAG AGTGTTATGGAATATGAGGAACATGAAAAACGGGCATGGAGTGTCGATTTTTCTCGAACAGATCCCTCAATGCTTGTATCCGGTAGTGATGATTGTAAG GTTAAAGTCTGGTGCACAAAGCAAGAAAAAAGTGCCTTTAATATTGACATGAAGGCAAATATATGTTGTGTGAAATATAATCCCGGATCTAGTTTTCATGTTGCG GTTGGCTCAGCAGATCATCACATCCATTATTATGACCTGCGAAACACCAGCCAACCAGTCCATACTTTCAGTGGCCACAAAAAAGCTGTTTCATATGTAAAATTTTTGTCTAGCCACGAGCTTGCATCAGCCTCAACCGACAGCACTCTGCGACTATGGGATGTAAAAGATAATTCACCT GTTCGTGTATTTAGAGGGCATACAAATGAGAAAAATTTTGTCGGTCTCTCGGTGAACAACGAATTCATTTCTTGCGGCAGTGAAACCAATGAGGTTTTTGTCTACCACAAG GCGATCTCGAAACCCGTGACTTGGCATAGGTTTGGTTCCCCAGACGTAGACGACGTGGATGAAGACATAACGTCTTTCTTCATCAGTGCAGTATGCTGGAAGAGTGATAGCCCTACAATGCTAGCTGCTAACAGCCAGGGAACCATCAAGGTGCTGGTGCTTGCTGCCTGA